The following DNA comes from Terriglobales bacterium.
GCGCGTCAGGTCGCGGCGCGAGGTGTAGCGGCGGGCCTGGCGGATGAGGTCTTCCGCGGCGAAGGGCGGGACGCGGAAGCCTTGCCACAGCGCCTGCCAGATGGCGCGCGAGTCGCGCACGTTCTTCTCCAGCACCACCAGCATCTGGCGAAAGGTGCGGGAGAGCATGTAGAGGTGGCCGATGGCGGCATCGTCGCCTTCGCCGGAAGAGAGCAGTGCGTCCAGGACCCTGAGGGCGCGGACACGGTCACGGGCGGAGATGGCATCGGTGAGTTCGAAGAGCGAGCGCTGCTTGGCGGCCAGCACCATGGTCTCGACGTCGCCCAGGGTAATGCGGCGCTTTTCACCGGCATAGAGGATGAGCTTCTCGAGATCCGTGGCCACCATCATCATGTCGGCGCCCAAGGCGTCCACCAGTTCGCGAGCGGCATCGGGCTCGACAGTGACGCCCTGTGCGGCGGCGGTCTCCGTCACCCAGCGCACACCTTCGCCTTCCTCTACGCGGGCCAGCTCGACGATGCCGCAGTATTCGCCCAGCGTGTCACGGATGCGCTGGTAACGGTCGCGGTCGGTCAGTTCCATGCGGCGGGCGTCGGCGGGAATCGAGATGTGGTCGGCGACGAAGATGAGCACCGCGTCCGGGTTGGGCTGCTTGACGTAGGCTTCGATGGCTTCGAATTCCTCCTGGTGCGAGCCGCGTCCGTAGAGCAGCTTCACATTGCGCACGAAAAAGACCTGGAAGGGCGCCATGAGCGAAGGAGTGCGCGCACGGTCGAGCAACTCGGCGACGCTGGCCTCGGCGAGATCCACCTCGTGGAGGGAAAAGTCGCGCAGGTCGGCGGGAACCAAATGCTGGAGGATGGCGTCGCGGCAGCGCTCGCGGAAGAAAACTTCGTCGCCCAGGAAGACGTACGCGGGGCGCAGGCGGCGCTCGCGGACTTCGGCGGCGAAGCGGTCCGTGGCGGCGAAGGAGCGCATTCAGTACGCCTCCAGGATGTTGGAGACCAGGGTGCGGGCGAAGTCGCGGGACATGCGATCGAGGGCCGGCGACTCCTCCTGGAAGAAGCTGGAGACTTCACGCGACACCTGGTACTGCTCGCGGAAGACGTAGTCGCGGTTCTCCCACAGCACCTTGCCGTCGCGGCCGGTGAGCGAGACCCGCATCTTCACCGTGACCAGGGCGGAAGAAGCGCGGCCGGTCTGCGAATCGTAGGTGAGGGGCGCTGCCTCGGTGGAAAGCACAACGCCTTGCAGCACGGCATCGGCGGCGTCGCCCGATTCGTTCACGACGTGGTAGCGGGTGCGGGTGAGGAACTCGCGCACCACGGCGGCCGTCATCTGCTGCTCGATGCGATAGGTCTGCGTCTGATTCACGAACGCCGGAACGGCGATGGTCTGCACGCCGGGCGGCAGCTGGGACGCGCTGCCTGCGCTGTGATAGCCGCAGCCGGAGAAAAAGGACAACGCCAGCAGCGCAGCCAGCGCGTGCGCGAGCTTCACTGCACTCTTCCTCCGCGCAGGGCAGGAGCCAGACGCGCGGCGCATTCGGCGGCGTTGAGGGCGAGCACGCGCAGGTTGTCCGCGGCCACCCACAGCCAGATGCCGTGCTTGCGGGCGGGGTCGGAGCGGACGGAAACCAGGATCTGTTCCTGGCCGGAGGCAGAGACGTTGGTGGGCGCGTCCTCATCGAGCGCGGTCACGGCGACGTGCTCGCCTTCCAGCGCCTGCGCGACGTCCGCCACGGGCACCTCCCGGTCCAGGCCAAGGTAAATGGAAAAACAGTGGCCGTGGAAGATGGGCGCCTGCAACAGCACCATGGAAGGCACGGGCACGGTGCCGCGGGTGATCTTCTCGAAGTGGGTCGCGATGCGGCGCTCCACTGTTTCCAGCGCGGGCAGCGACTGCTCCCCGTAGCGGGAGACCAGGTTGAAGGCCACCTGAGAGTCAAAGACGTCGCGCGGCATGCCCTGGAATGAAAGCAGGTTGACGGTCTGCTCGTGAAGCTCGTCAATGCCGCGGCGGCCATGCTCGGAAGCGGGCTCGAACGCCGTGACGATGGCCGGGGCTTCCAGCCCGGCGCGTCGCGCCCGCACCAACAACATGCCCAGAACGATCGCGGCGGGGTGGGCTACCACCATGATGGCGCTGCCGTTTACCGGGCGGGTGTCCGCCAGTTCCTGTTCCAGCCAGGCAGCGCGGACCGAGACGCCGCTCTCCTCCTCCAGCGCGTAGGAGAGGTCGATGATGGCGCAGCCGGCATCGCGGGCGATGTGCCAGTGGCGGCGAGTGAAATTCTGCTCGCAGGCGAAGAAGGCAACATCCACGTGCTCCAGGGTCTCGCGCGTGACGCTCTGGATGAAGGTGGCTTCGTCGCCGACCGACTCGAGCTGGCCGAGCGATTCGTCGTCGTCCAACAGCCGGACGTCGAGCGCGGGAAATTCGCGCTCCTCGAGGACTTCTTTCAACTCCTTGCCCTTGAGGGTGGATGCGCCCACGATGGCAACGCGTTGGAATTGCGGCTTCATCGCAGTGGGCTGGCCTGCTGCAAGTGCTCGGGCGCGGGAGCAGGCCGGCGGACCAGGTACTGCAAGCGCCACAGCAGCCCGCTGATCATGTAGGCCAGCGCCATGACGAACAACACGTAGCGCGAGTAGTACCAGATGGCGGCAATCAGCAGGCCAAGAAAGACAATGTTGCGGAAGGGATGCTGGCGGCGCAGGTCGATGTCCTTGGAGCTGTAGAAACGCCACGTGCTGACCATGAGGAAGGCGAGGGAGGCGACCAGCAACAACCAGGGCGTGGCCAGCCACCACTCGGTGAGCGGCTCGCCGCCGGAGAGATGCACGGTGGCCGCTACCACCCCGGCGCCGGCCGGGATGGGCATGCCGACGAAATACTTCTTGCCCGGACGTCCGGGATTGGAGGGCTGGGGATTGATCTGGATGTTGAAGCGGGCCAGACGGCTTACACCCGCAACCAGGAAGAGGAACGTCGCGATCGCTCCGAACTGTCCAAGGCGGACCTGGAAGTCCGCGTCGCCCAGGGGAGGAAGCAGACGCACGCCCCACATCCATGCCAGGAGGGCCGGAGCCACGCCAAAAGTGATGGCGTCCGCAAGGGAATCCAGTTGCTTGCCGAACTCGCTGGAGGTACCGGTCATGCGGGCGATGCGCCCGTCGAAACCATCGAACAGGATAGCGAAGCCGATGGCCTTGGCCGCCTGATCAAGATTCTGCGCGGGATTGCCGTTGGCCTGCGCCACCAGAACCTGCGAGATGGCGTAGTAGCCGAAGGCCAGGTTGGCGGTGGTGAACAGACCCGGGAGCAGATACATTCCCTTGCGCGGACGGCGCCTGGGAACCGACGGAACGGGCTGCGGGAAGGGCGCGGTCTGCATCACCGGCCTCCTTGAGCAGTGCCAGCCAGCTCCGGCACGGGAGCTGCGGCCACGGGCGCCATGGCGAGGATGCTCGAGCCGCCGCGGACACGATCCCCAATCTTGACCTCGATGCGGACCTCCGGGGCGAGGATCACGTCGACGCGCGAGCCGAACTTTATCATGCCGACCCGCTCGCCGCGGGCCACCGCTTCTCCTACCCTCTTGTGGAACACGATGCGGCGAGCCAGCAGGCCGGCAATCTGCTTGAAGATCACGATCTGGCCTTCGCCTTCGACGGTGACGATGTTCTGCTCATTGTTCTCGACGCAGGCGGGATCCATGGCGTTGCGGAACTGGCCGCGACGATACTCGGCGGCGCGGATGACTCCCGCGATGGGCGAGCGGTTCACATGCACGTCGAAGACGTTCAGGAAGATGCTGACCCGGGTGCGCGGCTCGCCCCCGACGAATACGGTGGAAACGTCGGTGACCTTGCCGTCGGCAGGCGAGACGATGGCCCCGGCGAGGGCAGGAATGGCGCGCTCCGGATCACGGAAGAACCAGAGGAAGAAACCCGCCAGCAGCACGGGCAGCACGGCAAAGGCCGGCGAGGTCAGCCAGGCCAACACCAGGGCTGCAGCCAGCATGCCCGCCGCGTACAGATAGCCATCGCGCACCATGGGTGTGAGCTGATTATATCGGGTTGGGGCCGTGGAACCCCCAAAAGGAAGGGCCTCCGCCGCAGCGGAGGCCGACCCTATTCGGGAGGCTACGCGGGCAGTTGCTGGCGGTGTTGGCGCTCAATGAGCTCCATCTGATCCTTCACGCGCAACTTGAGCTTTTTCAGGCGCACCTCTTCGAGCTTTTCTTCTTCGCTAAGGAATCTTTTCTGGATGAGGGAATCGAGGCGTTGGGAGTACTGCGTGTGCTCGGAAGCCAGCCGGCGGAACTCCTCATGGCTGGCCAGAAGTTGGTCTCGTACGGGATCCATCCAGAGACCTCCTATGCCAGAAATGGAAGTACAACGTAGCACAGGAACTGGTGCCATTCAATCCCCTTCATTCCACCTGTGGAAAACTCAGGCGATAGAGGACGGCGTCCTCCGGCGGGTCCTGATAGTAGGCCCGGCGACGACCGCTGAGAAGGAACTCGTGACGTTCATAGAGGCGGCGAGCGGCGTGGTTGGATTCGCGCACTTCCAGGAACACCGCGGCTGCGCCCAGCGCGCTCAAGCGGTAGAGGAGGGCCTGCACCAGCAACGAACCGAAGCCGCGCCGCTGGGCGGAAGCGGCCACGGCCACGTTCTCCAGCTCCCACTCGCCGGCGGCGCCGCGGGCCACCACGAAGCCGACGACCTCTGCATCTTCCTCGGCAACCAGCACCAGGCGCGGCCGATCCGGGTCTTCGTCGAACATGCGACGATATTCCCCCTCGGGCCAGTGGGCCGAGGTCGGCAAGGCACGCTCGATGGCGAGCATCGCGGCGAGGTCAGCGACGGTGGCGGGGCGGACAGGCAAGAGAAGCAGTTCTCAGTTCTCAGATTTCGCGGTGGATCCTGCGATCTTCGGGAGCGAAAAGATTTCGGCGTCCGAGCGGCGGAGGTAGTTGGCGTCGAGCTGCTCGACGGAGACGGTGTCGCCCGCCAGCAGCTTGCGCAAGCCCAGGCGGGCGATCACGTCGGCGCGCGGACGGTCGAGCACGAGGGATTCGAGCCCGTGCGAGCGCAGAAACTCCGCGAGGGGCGCGTCGGGCGTAACCACACGCGTGGCGTGGACGGCGCCGCGCACGTGCGCCAGGAAATCTTCACGCGAGAGGAGAGATTCGCTCAGGCGGTGAACCAGGTTGCCTTTGACCGCGTACTCACCCGCAAAGACTTCGTTCCGGCCGGCATCGAGCGAGGCCAGCACGCGGCCCTCGAGACCGGAGCTTGCAGCGACGGCCTCCAGCACCGAGACCGCGGCGATGGGCTTGCCGAGAACTTCTGCCAGCGCCTTCACTCCCGCCAGCCCGACGCGCAGCCCGGTGAAGGAACCGGGGCCGGTGGTGGCAGCGAGCGCATCCAGCTCTTCCTTGCGCAGGTGGTGGCGATTCAGCAGGGCGGCCACTTGCGGGATGAGTTGCGCGGAAAAAGTCCCGCCAACGAGCGGCACCACCTCCAGCACTTCGACGTGTTGGCGATCGCCACGAACCAGGGCGAGGCTGCCGTGCTTCGAGGAAGTATCGGTGGCGAGGATGAGCATGGCGTTGGCTTGGCCGCTGCGTTCAGGGGCGCGCGGAATCTTCCACCAGTTCCACCAGCACTCCGCCGGCGCTCGAAGGATGCACGAAGACGTAACGATGTCCGCCGGCGCCGGTCTGGATCTGCTCATGGACCAGGCGCGTGCCCTGCTGCTTGAGGCGCGCCACCACGGCGGCCAGGTCGGGGACGCGCAGGGCCACGTGGTGCAGGCCTTCGCCACGCTTGGCAATGAAGCGGGCGATGGCGGAGTCGTCGGCCGTGGCTTCCAGCAGCTCGATGCGACTCTCACCCACAGGGAACATGGCGACCCGCACCTTCTCATGCTCGACGGTCTCTTCGCCTTCGAGGCGCAGGCCGAGCCTCTCATAGAAAGCACGGGCCGCTGCCAGGGACTTCACGGCGATGCCAAGATGGTCGATGGAGGACACGGGTTCAGGA
Coding sequences within:
- the rimI gene encoding ribosomal protein S18-alanine N-acetyltransferase — translated: MPVRPATVADLAAMLAIERALPTSAHWPEGEYRRMFDEDPDRPRLVLVAEEDAEVVGFVVARGAAGEWELENVAVAASAQRRGFGSLLVQALLYRLSALGAAAVFLEVRESNHAARRLYERHEFLLSGRRRAYYQDPPEDAVLYRLSFPQVE
- the tsaB gene encoding tRNA (adenosine(37)-N6)-threonylcarbamoyltransferase complex dimerization subunit type 1 TsaB — its product is MLILATDTSSKHGSLALVRGDRQHVEVLEVVPLVGGTFSAQLIPQVAALLNRHHLRKEELDALAATTGPGSFTGLRVGLAGVKALAEVLGKPIAAVSVLEAVAASSGLEGRVLASLDAGRNEVFAGEYAVKGNLVHRLSESLLSREDFLAHVRGAVHATRVVTPDAPLAEFLRSHGLESLVLDRPRADVIARLGLRKLLAGDTVSVEQLDANYLRRSDAEIFSLPKIAGSTAKSEN
- the holA gene encoding DNA polymerase III subunit delta, with the translated sequence MRSFAATDRFAAEVRERRLRPAYVFLGDEVFFRERCRDAILQHLVPADLRDFSLHEVDLAEASVAELLDRARTPSLMAPFQVFFVRNVKLLYGRGSHQEEFEAIEAYVKQPNPDAVLIFVADHISIPADARRMELTDRDRYQRIRDTLGEYCGIVELARVEEGEGVRWVTETAAAQGVTVEPDAARELVDALGADMMMVATDLEKLILYAGEKRRITLGDVETMVLAAKQRSLFELTDAISARDRVRALRVLDALLSSGEGDDAAIGHLYMLSRTFRQMLVVLEKNVRDSRAIWQALWQGFRVPPFAAEDLIRQARRYTSRRDLTRALRLVARADLALRSSPPNKRLVLEQLVLELAAPPRPTEPAWQQEELPV
- a CDS encoding phosphatidylserine decarboxylase; its protein translation is MVRDGYLYAAGMLAAALVLAWLTSPAFAVLPVLLAGFFLWFFRDPERAIPALAGAIVSPADGKVTDVSTVFVGGEPRTRVSIFLNVFDVHVNRSPIAGVIRAAEYRRGQFRNAMDPACVENNEQNIVTVEGEGQIVIFKQIAGLLARRIVFHKRVGEAVARGERVGMIKFGSRVDVILAPEVRIEVKIGDRVRGGSSILAMAPVAAAPVPELAGTAQGGR
- a CDS encoding Asd/ArgC dimerization domain-containing protein; its protein translation is MKPQFQRVAIVGASTLKGKELKEVLEEREFPALDVRLLDDDESLGQLESVGDEATFIQSVTRETLEHVDVAFFACEQNFTRRHWHIARDAGCAIIDLSYALEEESGVSVRAAWLEQELADTRPVNGSAIMVVAHPAAIVLGMLLVRARRAGLEAPAIVTAFEPASEHGRRGIDELHEQTVNLLSFQGMPRDVFDSQVAFNLVSRYGEQSLPALETVERRIATHFEKITRGTVPVPSMVLLQAPIFHGHCFSIYLGLDREVPVADVAQALEGEHVAVTALDEDAPTNVSASGQEQILVSVRSDPARKHGIWLWVAADNLRVLALNAAECAARLAPALRGGRVQ
- a CDS encoding LptE family protein; translated protein: MKLAHALAALLALSFFSGCGYHSAGSASQLPPGVQTIAVPAFVNQTQTYRIEQQMTAAVVREFLTRTRYHVVNESGDAADAVLQGVVLSTEAAPLTYDSQTGRASSALVTVKMRVSLTGRDGKVLWENRDYVFREQYQVSREVSSFFQEESPALDRMSRDFARTLVSNILEAY
- the mce gene encoding methylmalonyl-CoA epimerase, which encodes MSSIDHLGIAVKSLAAARAFYERLGLRLEGEETVEHEKVRVAMFPVGESRIELLEATADDSAIARFIAKRGEGLHHVALRVPDLAAVVARLKQQGTRLVHEQIQTGAGGHRYVFVHPSSAGGVLVELVEDSARP
- a CDS encoding phosphatidylcholine/phosphatidylserine synthase, encoding MQTAPFPQPVPSVPRRRPRKGMYLLPGLFTTANLAFGYYAISQVLVAQANGNPAQNLDQAAKAIGFAILFDGFDGRIARMTGTSSEFGKQLDSLADAITFGVAPALLAWMWGVRLLPPLGDADFQVRLGQFGAIATFLFLVAGVSRLARFNIQINPQPSNPGRPGKKYFVGMPIPAGAGVVAATVHLSGGEPLTEWWLATPWLLLVASLAFLMVSTWRFYSSKDIDLRRQHPFRNIVFLGLLIAAIWYYSRYVLFVMALAYMISGLLWRLQYLVRRPAPAPEHLQQASPLR